A window from Neobacillus sp. PS3-40 encodes these proteins:
- the mfd gene encoding transcription-repair coupling factor produces the protein MKGLKKLFLQQSDLQSILTGINEGLKEQLIAGLSGSARTVFAASMYDQLKRPILLVTHNLLQAQKLYDDLVNLIDENKVYLYPTNELIAAEMSIASPEMKAQRIEALNHLSKNKGGILIVPIAGLRKILPPKTLWNTYQLTLKIGQDVNIDEMLNLFVKMGYVRTEMVATPGEFSVRGGIIDIYPITESNPLRIELFDTEIDSIRFFSLDNQRSKEKVSEVTIGPATEVLFDEGEYSRLITQLENRLSSSLKKLKNDKAKIQLSQNISYEIEQLKNGQKPDQVVKYLSIAYERTNSLLDYLPHDGLVIIDEISRVQEMNDSLEREEAEWYTSLLSEGQIVHDLEISHDLQGLIQRRNFPILYMSLFLRHVANTNPQNIINVTSKQMQNFHGQMHLLKAEVERWKKGNYSVLFLGPDEDRVKKLERVLEDYEIDVSLLSENQLILPGKVQIMKGNLHTGFELSIQKIAIITEEELFNKRVKKSTRRQKLSNAERIKSYSELKIGDYVVHVNHGIGKYLGIETLMINGIHKDYLHIRYQGTDKLYVPVEQIDLVQKYVGSEGKEPKIYKLGGTDWKKVKKKVQSSVQDIADDLIKLYAEREAAVGYSFSPDGEMQRDFDSAFPYQETEDQLRSIHEIKRDMEKERPMDRLLCGDVGYGKTEVALRAAFKAVADGKQVALLVPTTILAQQHYETMRERFQDFPINIGLLSRFRTKKQQTETIKGLKTGTVDLVVGTHRLLSKDIVYHDLGLLIIDEEQRFGVTHKEKIKKLKTNVDVLTLTATPIPRTLHMSMLGVRDLSVIETPPENRFPVQTYVMEYNGSLVREAIERELARAGQVYFLYNKVEDIERKAEEISMLVPDARVAFAHGQMSENELESTMLSFLSGESDVLVSTTIIETGVDIPNVNTLIVFDADRMGLSQLYQLRGRVGRSNRIAYAYFTHRKDKVLTEIAEKRLQAIKEFTELGSGFKIAMRDLSIRGAGNLLGAQQHGFIDSVGFDLYSQMLKEAIEERKIDVKQEEKRSVEIDLEIDAYIPDTYIRDGHQKIEMYKRFRGVRTLEDIEELQSEMLDRFGEYPDEVSYLFQVAEMKVYASLAGVELIKQLKQEVTIVVSEKASSHIDGQKVFKVSSQFGRMISLGMDGNKLKMVIHIKGKETAQWLNIAFEMIKGLQGAKKGEKNPVG, from the coding sequence GGTTTAAAAGAACAGCTCATTGCTGGGTTGTCAGGGTCAGCCAGAACTGTATTTGCTGCGTCGATGTATGATCAATTAAAAAGGCCTATTCTATTAGTAACCCATAATCTATTACAGGCTCAAAAGCTCTATGATGACCTTGTAAATCTAATAGATGAGAATAAAGTTTATTTATATCCAACGAATGAATTAATAGCTGCAGAGATGAGCATTGCAAGTCCAGAAATGAAAGCCCAAAGGATAGAGGCGTTAAATCATTTAAGCAAAAATAAGGGTGGGATTTTGATTGTTCCTATTGCTGGATTAAGGAAGATTCTTCCCCCAAAGACATTGTGGAACACATACCAGCTCACGTTAAAAATAGGGCAAGATGTAAATATTGATGAGATGCTCAATTTATTTGTCAAAATGGGCTATGTAAGAACGGAAATGGTTGCTACTCCAGGTGAATTTAGTGTTAGAGGAGGGATAATTGATATTTACCCCATAACAGAATCAAATCCACTTAGGATAGAGTTATTCGACACAGAGATAGATTCCATCCGGTTTTTCTCGCTCGATAACCAACGATCAAAGGAAAAAGTTTCTGAAGTCACAATTGGTCCTGCCACAGAAGTTCTGTTTGATGAGGGTGAGTACAGCCGCCTAATAACACAACTGGAGAATAGACTTTCTTCAAGCTTAAAGAAGTTAAAAAATGATAAAGCTAAAATACAGCTCTCTCAAAATATTAGTTATGAAATAGAACAGCTGAAAAATGGACAAAAGCCAGATCAAGTAGTTAAGTATTTATCCATAGCATATGAACGTACTAATAGTTTACTAGACTATCTTCCGCATGACGGTCTCGTGATTATCGATGAAATTAGTCGGGTACAAGAAATGAATGATTCTCTTGAAAGAGAAGAAGCAGAATGGTACACATCATTGCTTAGTGAAGGTCAAATTGTTCATGATTTGGAAATATCTCATGACCTGCAGGGATTAATACAAAGAAGGAATTTCCCCATTTTGTATATGTCCTTGTTTCTTCGTCATGTTGCAAATACGAACCCACAAAACATTATTAATGTAACTAGTAAACAGATGCAAAACTTTCATGGGCAGATGCATTTGCTAAAGGCAGAGGTAGAGAGATGGAAAAAGGGGAATTATTCTGTTCTATTTTTAGGTCCAGACGAAGATCGCGTCAAGAAGCTAGAACGAGTTTTAGAGGACTATGAAATTGATGTATCCCTATTATCGGAAAATCAATTAATTTTGCCTGGAAAAGTACAGATTATGAAGGGAAACCTACATACAGGGTTTGAACTATCGATACAGAAAATAGCTATCATTACAGAAGAAGAACTTTTTAATAAACGAGTGAAGAAGAGTACTCGCCGCCAAAAGCTCTCGAATGCCGAAAGGATTAAGAGTTATTCAGAATTAAAGATTGGCGATTATGTTGTCCATGTTAATCACGGTATTGGAAAATATTTAGGAATCGAAACACTGATGATCAATGGTATCCACAAGGATTATCTTCATATTCGCTATCAGGGCACAGATAAACTTTATGTGCCTGTGGAACAAATTGATTTGGTTCAAAAGTACGTTGGTTCAGAAGGAAAAGAGCCAAAAATCTATAAACTTGGTGGAACAGATTGGAAGAAAGTTAAGAAGAAAGTTCAATCGTCTGTTCAGGATATTGCAGATGATTTAATCAAATTATATGCTGAGCGGGAAGCGGCAGTTGGTTATTCCTTTTCCCCTGATGGTGAAATGCAACGAGATTTTGATTCTGCGTTTCCTTATCAAGAAACGGAAGATCAACTTCGTTCTATCCATGAAATTAAAAGGGATATGGAAAAGGAACGACCAATGGATCGCTTGCTTTGTGGCGATGTTGGGTATGGAAAAACAGAGGTAGCTTTAAGGGCTGCATTTAAGGCTGTTGCAGATGGTAAGCAAGTCGCCTTGCTAGTTCCGACGACTATTTTAGCACAGCAGCATTATGAGACAATGAGGGAGCGGTTCCAGGATTTCCCGATCAATATTGGATTATTAAGCCGCTTTCGCACGAAAAAGCAGCAGACTGAAACAATAAAAGGGTTAAAAACAGGGACAGTTGATCTTGTTGTGGGAACACATCGCTTGCTTTCAAAGGATATTGTTTATCATGATCTTGGTCTTTTGATTATTGATGAAGAGCAGAGATTTGGAGTAACACATAAAGAAAAGATTAAAAAGTTAAAAACAAATGTGGATGTTTTAACATTAACAGCGACTCCTATTCCGCGGACACTTCATATGTCAATGCTTGGAGTACGAGATTTATCCGTTATTGAGACACCGCCGGAGAATCGTTTTCCTGTACAAACCTATGTAATGGAATACAACGGGTCACTTGTCAGAGAAGCGATTGAACGAGAACTTGCCCGCGCTGGACAAGTCTACTTTTTATATAACAAGGTAGAAGATATTGAAAGAAAAGCAGAAGAAATTTCTATGCTAGTTCCGGATGCGCGAGTAGCTTTTGCACATGGTCAGATGTCAGAAAATGAATTAGAGTCTACTATGTTAAGTTTCTTGTCGGGTGAGTCTGATGTTCTTGTTAGTACAACAATTATCGAAACAGGTGTTGATATTCCAAATGTAAACACGCTTATTGTCTTTGATGCGGATAGAATGGGACTTTCCCAGCTTTATCAACTAAGAGGGCGTGTTGGTCGCTCCAATCGAATTGCGTATGCCTATTTTACGCATCGAAAGGATAAGGTATTAACAGAGATTGCTGAAAAGCGTTTGCAGGCTATTAAAGAGTTTACGGAGCTTGGCTCTGGCTTTAAAATTGCAATGCGGGATCTATCAATCCGTGGTGCAGGAAACTTATTAGGTGCCCAACAGCATGGATTTATTGATTCGGTTGGATTTGATCTTTATTCTCAGATGTTAAAAGAAGCCATTGAAGAGAGAAAAATAGATGTTAAACAGGAAGAGAAGCGATCAGTAGAAATTGACCTTGAAATTGATGCTTATATTCCTGATACCTATATTAGAGATGGGCATCAAAAGATTGAAATGTACAAACGATTTAGGGGTGTAAGAACACTTGAAGATATTGAAGAACTTCAAAGTGAAATGCTTGATCGTTTTGGTGAATACCCAGATGAGGTATCCTATTTATTCCAAGTTGCTGAAATGAAGGTTTATGCAAGTTTAGCTGGAGTTGAACTTATTAAGCAACTGAAACAAGAGGTAACGATAGTAGTAAGTGAAAAAGCAAGTAGCCATATTGATGGACAGAAGGTCTTTAAGGTGAGCAGCCAATTTGGAAGAATGATTAGCCTTGGTATGGATGGAAATAAATTAAAAATGGTTATTCATATAAAAGGGAAAGAAACAGCCCAATGGCTAAATATTGCGTTTGAAATGATCAAAGGACTTCAA